A part of Aegilops tauschii subsp. strangulata cultivar AL8/78 chromosome 2, Aet v6.0, whole genome shotgun sequence genomic DNA contains:
- the LOC120974844 gene encoding disease resistance protein RGA5 codes for MDLATGAMGTLLPKLLELLSEEYKLQKGVREGVKSLEKEMRSMYAALRKVAEVPREQLDEQVKLWAGEVRELSFDMEDVVDKFLVHVDEGSEPAANSNKLKRLTKKMASLFTKGKARHEIADAIKDINKQVQAVAERRARYNVDITVANLPTVTSIDPRLGAMYTEATGLVGIAGTRDQEVMKLLSEGDDMSKKNLKIVSVVGFGGLGKTTLVKMVYEKIGGDYDCKAFVPVGRKAEAKTVFTNILLNLGINGSELIMLNEQLLIDKLREFLKNKRYLIVIDDIWDEKLWTIIKCAFSSSNKFGSRLITTTRIVSVSESCSSSTNDSIYTMEPLSDDDSKRLFYKRIFSLESGCPPDFEEVSRDILKKCGGVPLAIITIASLLASGQRVKPKKEWHVLLDSIGRGLTENHTAKEMIRILSFSYYDLPSPMKTCLLYLSMFPEDSEIMKDRLIWMWIAESFVPSGKANTSLFEVGETYFHELVNRSLIQPVYGYYGFVYACRVHDSILDLICSLSSEENFVTIVNGTSDNMSSQGNVRRLSLQNGIKEEDRTRPHISESIRQVRSVVTFEPAIDLMPPFSSFVVLRVLDLELYAYRGTKEDHLNLQELGSLLHLRYLRLSGRRIGELPKEIGKLQFLQVLDLPGGTRLPATVIKLTRLMCLLINGGRFPPPDGVGNLRLVEVLSKIKVGSVSIAKELGNMDRLSELNIQFESSDPVKAFVESLGKMRKIQHVVISSKCELEVSMDHSGERWESPASLREFIMHKGVRLSTLPSWNPYHLSQLFRLEIYVGEMRQEDLGFLGRLPALRILELKSDNQRSLLVGAEGFRCLETVTFHSKSPSKILFKPGAFPKAERVLLFIGLRAAKEEAGGNGGDWFDLGMENLPSLQDVSVIFFRSGVTVGEAKQAEDALENALDDHPKRPNIRIHCLEVYAAADLESDGGESESDDGWDGEE; via the exons ATGGATCTGGCAACAGGCGCCATGGGCACCCTGCTCCCCAAGCTGCTGGAGCTCCTCAGCGAGGAGTACAAGCTGCAGAAAGGCGTCAGGGAAGGAGTCAAGTCTCTCGAGAAAGAGATGAGGAGCATGTACGCTGCCCTCCGCAAAGTGGCGGAGGTGCCACGGGAGCAGCTTGACGAGCAGGTCAAGCTCTGGGCAGGGGAGGTGAGGGAGCTGTCCTTCGACATGGAGGACGTCGTTGACAAGTTCCTGGTGCATGTGGACGAGGGTTCTGAGCCTGCAGCAAACTCTAATAAGCTCAAGCGGCTCACGAAGAAGATGGCCAGCTTGTTCACCAAGGGGAAGGCTCGCCATGAGATCGCTGATGCGATCAAGGACATCAATAAGCAAGTCCAAGCGGTTGCTGAAAGGCGTGCAAGGTACAATGTCGATATTACCGTCGCTAACCTCCCTACTGTGACTTCCATCGATCCTCGCCTTGGGGCTATGTACACGGAAGCAACAGGGCTTGTTGGAATTGCCGGAACAAGGGACCAAGAGGTAATGAAGTTGCTCTCGGAGGGGGATGACATGTCCAAGAAGAATTTGAAGATTGTCTCTGTTGTCGGATTCGGAGGATTGGGCAAGACCACTCTTGTCAAAATGGTCTATGAGAAGATCGGAGGTGATTACGACTGCAAGGCTTTTGTTCCAGTCGGTCGAAAGGCTGAGGCAAAGACGGTTTTCACAAATATCCTTCTTAATCTTGGCATAAATGGAAGTGAGCTCATCATGTTGAATGAGCAACTGCTCATCGACAAACTCCGGGAATTTCTCAAGAACAAGAG GTACCTCATTGTAATTGATGATATATGGGATGAAAAACTGTGGACAATTATCAAGTGTGCATTCTCTAGTAGTAACAAATTTGGCAGTCGGTTAATCACGACAACTCGTATAGTCAGTGTATCTGAATCATGCAGCTCGTCTACTAATGATTCAATTTACACAATGGAACCTCTTAGTGATGATGATTCGAAAAGGCTGTTTTATAAACGGATATTTTCTCTAGAGAGTGGATGTCCTCCTGACTTTGAAGAAGTATCTAGAGATATATTGAAGAAATGTGGTGGTGTTCCATTAGCCATCATTACCATAGCTAGTCTTTTGGCTAGTGGTCAGCGGGTAAAACCAAAGAAAGAGTGGCATGTTTTGCTAGACTCTATTGGTCGTGGACTTACTGAAAACCATACTGCCAAGGAGATGATAAGGATACTATCATTTAGCTATTATGACCTGCCTTCCCCTATGAAGACATGCTTATTATATCTAAGCATGTTTCCGGAAGATAGCGAGATCATGAAAGATCGGTTGATATGGATGTGGATTGCTGAAAGCTTTGTCCCAAGTGGAAAAGCAAATACTAGTCTCTTTGAGGTTGGAGAAACTTACTTCCATGAGCTTGTGAACAGAAGCTTGATACAGCCGGTATATGGTTATTATGGCTTTGTATATGCTTGTCGTGTACACGATAGTATACTTGATCTAATTTGCTCCTTGTCAAGTGAAGAGAACTTTGTTACTATAGTGAATGGTACTAGCGATAACATGTCTTCTCAGGGCAATGTGCGCAGGTTATCCCTCCAAAATGGTATAAAAGAAGAAGATCGAACCAGGCCTCACATATCTGAGAGTATAAGACAAGTGAGGTCTGTTGTTACAtttgaacctgctattgatctaATGCCACCATTCTCGAGCTTTGTTGTTTTGCGTGTATTAGATTTGGAGTTGTATGCATATAGGGGTACTAAGGAGGACCATCTCAACCTTCAAGAGTTGGGGAGTTTGCTTCACTTGAGGTACCTACGTCTATCTGGAAGAAGAATTGGTGAGTTGCCGAAAGAGATTGGAAAGTTGCAGTTTTTGCAGGTGTTGGATTTGCCTGGAGGTACAAGACTGCCGGCGACTGTGATTAAGCTCACAAGATTGATGTGCCTACTGATTAATGGTGGGAGGTTCCCACCTCCAGATGGTGTTGGAAACCTGAGATTAGTGGAAGTATTGAGTAAGATCAAAGTTGGCTCTGTAAGCATTGCAAAAGAGTTGGGCAACATGGACAGACTGAGCGAGCTTAATATTCAGTTTGAGAGCTCGGATCCTGTGAAAGCTTTTGTGGAGTCACTAGGGAAAATGCGAAAGATCCAGCATGTTGTAATCAGTTCCAAGTGTGAGCTTGAAGTTTCAATGGATCACTCGGGGGAACGTTGGGAGTCCCCTGCAAGTCTCCGGGAGTTTATCATGCACAAAGGCGTCAGATTATCTACTCTGCCGTCATGGAATCCCTATCATTTGTCACAGCTCTTCAGGTTAGAAATATATGTTGGGGAAATGCGTCAGGAGGATCTGGGATTCCTTGGAAGGTTACCGGCTCTTCGGATTCTCGAGTTAAAGAGCGACAACCAGAGGTCGCTACTCGTCGGCGCCGAGGGATTCCGTTGTTTAGAAACAGTCACCTTCCATTCCAAATCACCGAGCAAAATATTGTTCAAGCCAGGAGCTTTTCCCAAGGCCGAACGAGTTCTTCTCTTTATCGGTTTGCGGGCAGCAAAAGAGGAAGCAGGTGGCAACGGTGGCGATTGGTTTGACCTGGGCATGGAGAACCTGCCGTCCCTTCAGGATGTCAGTGTCATCTTCTTCCGTTCGGGAGTGACGGTCGGGGAGGCCAAGCAAGCGGAGGATGCGCTGGAGAACGCCCTCGACGACCATCCTAAGCGTCCCAACATTCGCATCCACTGCCTCGAGGTCTACGCAGCAGCAG ACTTAGAGAGTGATGGCGGGGAGTCAGAGTCTGACGACGGCTGGGACGGCGAGGAGTGA